In Entelurus aequoreus isolate RoL-2023_Sb linkage group LG02, RoL_Eaeq_v1.1, whole genome shotgun sequence, one genomic interval encodes:
- the LOC133634128 gene encoding uncharacterized protein K02A2.6-like translates to MASTQISHPEPFDFSNPSGWPRWIRRFERFRVVSGLTEKEEEYQVNSLLYAMGDAADDILAVLPLTDENKKKYDTVKEAFEQHCVGKHNVIFERAQFNMRFQQDGESAEAFITTVHKLAEHCNYRDLKEELIRDRIVVGINDRRLSEQLQMDSELTLVKTIQRVRQSETVKKQQTLMYNTAGEGDSKINLDAVQTRFQRLGKKPQHSNKGQRSDTQGEKECGRCGKGRRHAWKDCPAKDVECRKCRKIGHYAVACFRGKAVNTVTECQSDGDNDQEDYAFLGEVQTQTTRPWMENILLNGEAINFKIDTGADVTSIPESVFKPTRDGKLEKPLKKLFGPGRNPLNVKGCFQGKMLAKGLFTDQHVYVVAGLTQPLLGLPAIEAMQLVHRAEAVTATQPETDFKAAYPAVFHGLGELKEPYRIELKKGATPYALSTPRRVPMPLREKVREELDRMETMGVISKVTEPTAWCSGMVVVPKPKQDKLRICVDLTKLNKAVKRERHILPSVDQTLAMMSEAKVFTKLDARSGFWQIPLTPKSRPLTTFITPFGRYLFNRLPFGIKSAPEHFQRRMSQMLEDFEGVLCHADDVLVYGRDRQEHDQRLHSVLQKMQEEGLTLNEKCEFAKEHMIFVGHKVSAKGIEPDPNKTKAILQMPEPECAEDVRRLIGMANYLSKFLPQLATVTVPLKDLLREKNEWVWGEPQQTAFQKLKEGLSSPTALAKYSNAAETQVAADASAYGIGAVLTQKQADGSWQPVTFISRGLTDTEKRYAQIEKEALAATWACERLTSYVQGLHFTLLTDHKPLVPLLSTRGLDDLPPRVLRFRLRLLRYDYDIVHVPGKNLITADTLSRAPLQDKMSPGDLELEREVQVFVNAVVSSLPATDTRLEEIKRAQQADETCKTVSHYCLTEWPEKHTLRPDVAPYWKVRADLYLADDLLMKGERLVIPQALRREIMTKLHEGHQGISKCRSRAKESVWWPGITAHIREAVDQCETCQKYRIQYREPLMETTVPDRPWQKVHRGGRAQSYDI, encoded by the exons ATGGCATCTACACAAATATCACACCCAGAACCATTTGACTTCTCAAATCCGTCAGGATGGCCAAGATGGATCAGAAGGTTTGAGAGATTTCGTGTTGTATCTGGATTAACAGAGAAAGAAGAGGAGTATCAGGTGAATTCACTTCTCTATGCTATGGGAGATGCAGCAGATGATATTTTGGCAGTTTTACCGTTGACTGATGAAAACAAAAAGAAGTATGATACAGTTAAAGAAGCATTTGAGCAGCACTGTGTGGGAAAACACAATGTGATTTTTGAAAGGGCCCAGTTTAACATGAGGTTCCAACAAGATGGAGAGAGTGCAGAAGCATTCATCACCACTGTGCACAAGTTAGCAGAACATTGTAACTATAGAGATCTGAAGGAAGAGCTAATAAGAGACAGAATTGTGGTTGGAATAAATGACAGGAGGCTGTCAGAACAGCTACAGATGGACTCAGAATTGACCCTGGTGAAGACAATACAAAGAGTGAGACAAAGTGAAACTGTTAAGAAACAACAGACATTAATGTACAACACTGCTGGAGAAGGAGACTCCAAGATAAATTTAGATGCTGTTCAGACAAGGTTTCAGCGCCTGGGGAAAAAGCCTCAACACTCAAACAAAGGCCAAAGGTCAGACACTCAAGGAGAAAAAGAGTGTGGCCGATGTGGAAAAGGACGCAGACATGCATGGAAAGACTGCCCAGCTAAAGATGTAGAATGTCGCAAGTGTCGCAAAATTGGACATTATGCAGTGGCCTGTTTCAGAGGGAAAGCAGTAAACACAGTCACAGAGTGCCAGTCAGACGGTGACAATGATCAGGAGGACTATGCTTTTCTAGGTGAGGTGCAAACACAGACTACAAGGCCTTGGATGGAAAATATACTACTCAACGGGGAAGCCATTAATTTTAAAATCGACACAGGAGCTGACGTGACATCCATACCGGAAAGTGTCTTTAAACCAACACGAGATGGCAAGTTGGAGAAACCACTTAAGAAACTGTTTGGACCGGGACGCAACCCCCTGAATGTAAAGGGCTGTTTCCAGGGGAAAATGCTGGCAAAAGGCCTCTTTACAGACCAACATGTTTATGTTGTGGCAGGACTGACACAACCACTTCTGGGACTACCAGCCATAGAGGCCATGCAACTGGTTCACAGAGCAGAGGCTGTCACAGCGACACAGCCTGAAACAGATTTCAAAGCAGCGTATCCAGCGGTGTTCCATGGGCTTGGTGAGCTGAAGGAGCCGTACCGCATAGAGCTGAAAAAAGGAGCGACACCTTATGCTCTCTCAACACCCAGACGGGTCCCAATGCCACTGAGAGAGAAAGTGCGTGAAGAACTGGATAGAATGGAAACTATGGGAGTCATATCAAAAGTGACAGAACCAACGGCTTGGTGCTCTGGAATGGTTGTGGTTCCAAAACCAAAGCAGGACAAACTCAGGATCTGTGTAGATCTCACAAAGCTAAACAAAGCAGTGAAAAGAGAACGCCATATTCTTCCTTCCGTCGACCAAACACTTGCGATGATGTCAGAGGCAAAGGTTTTCACAAAACTAGATGCTCGATCTGGATTTTGGCAAATCCCATTAACCCCAAAATCACGACCATTAACCACATTCATCACTCCTTTTGGGAGATATCTGTTCAACCGCCTGCCCTTTGGGATCAAATCCGCTCCAGAACATTTTCAAAGAAGGAtgtcacaaatgttggaggatttTGAGGGCGTGCTGTGTCATGCAGATGATGTTCTTGTGTATGGCCGTGACAGACAGGAACATGACCAAAGACTGCACAGTGTGCTCCAGAAAATGCAGGAGGAAGGCCTCACTTTGAACGAGAAGTGTGAGTTTGCTAAGGAGCACATGATCTTTGTTGGTCACAAGGTTTCGGCAAAAGGCATCGAGCCCgacccaaacaaaacaaaagcgatTCTTCAGATGCCAGAGCCTGAATGCGCGGAGGATGTGCGCCGCCTAATAGGCATGGCAAATTACCTGTCCAAATTCTTGCCACAACTGGCTACTGTCACCGTGCCCCTGAAAGACCTACTGAGGGAGAAAAATGAGTGGGTCTGGGGGGAACCTCAACAGACTGCTTTTCAAAAGCTGAAAGAAGGACTGAGCTCACCGACAGCACTTGCTAAATATTCAAATGCAGCAGAGACTCAAGTAGCAGCAGATGCATCAGCATACGGAATAGGTGCTGTTCTCACGCAGAAACAGGCTGATGGCTCATGGCAACCAGTGACGTTTATTTCAAGAGGACTGACAGATACAGAGAAGCGCTATGCGCAGATTGAAAAGGAGGCGCTGGCAGCAACATGGGCGTGCGAAAGACTGACCTCCTACGTGCAGGGTCTACACTTCACACTCCTGACAGACCATAAGCCCCTGGTCCCACTGTTGAGCACCAGAGGTTTGGATGATCTGCCACCAAGGGTTCTGAGATTTCGTCTGCGACTCCTGAGGTATGATTATGACATTGTTCATGTCCCAGGGAAAAACCTCATCACTGCAGACACGCTGTCTAGAGCGCCGCTTCAGGACAAGATGTCACCTGGTGACTTGGAACTTGAAAGAGAGGTCCAGGTGTTTGTGAATGCAGTTGTGTCCTCACTCCCCGCTACAGACACACGATTGGAAGAAATTAAACGGGCACAACAAGCAgatgaaacatgcaaaacagtGTCACACTACTGTCTGACAGAATGGCCGGAAAAACACACGCTGAGGCCAGACGTTGCCCCCTACTGGAAGGTCAGAGCAGACCTGTATCTTGCAGATGACCTTCTCATGAAAGGCGAGAGACTGGTGATACCACAAGCACTCAGAAGGGAGATCATGACTAAACTTCACGAAGGTCATCAAGGAATCTCCAAATGTCGCTCTAGAGCCAAGGAATCGGTATGGTGGCCTGGAATCACTGCCCACATCAGAGAGGCAGTGGACCAGTGTGAAACGTGCCAAAAATATAGAATCCAGTACAGAGAGCCGCTGATGGAGACCACAGTACCAGATCGCCCATGGCAAAAG GTACATCGAGGTGGCAGAGCTCAGAGTTACGACATCTGA